The following proteins come from a genomic window of Alosa sapidissima isolate fAloSap1 chromosome 20, fAloSap1.pri, whole genome shotgun sequence:
- the LOC121694458 gene encoding hyaluronan mediated motility receptor has protein sequence MRRFFRVHRNEDYSQIQYLTAKCTRLSQENAVLERECVAAREGERALQAQKDGLTLQLRQKEQAILELRVEHDQLVNQVNQEKELVEILKRRVRSMAEESCKEAALLGLQLEQVGSELQLLLGSEARLEGLVETLRAQAKHREAQVKGLKAQLHSKNRELEDVQGDYSSLTQELQDMRSAHHRTVEELQHENEGSLQKLRETAEQFEWLCEQQRIWMCGFKRFKDSLSEEKESLILQVDRLQKEVTELRKSSHSSIQDPEDVDIPLYSRETPWDVDVMSGLQAEVDRWRGMYEELFSKLTPTQGEDAVNGYQKPP, from the exons ATGAGGAGGTTTTTCAGAGTCCACAGGAATGAGGACTACAGCCAGATCCAGTATCTCACCGCCAAGTGCACCCGCCTGTCACAGGAAAATG CAGTGctggagagggagtgtgtggcggccagggagggagagagggcactGCAGGCTCAGAAGGACGGTCTGACCCTTCAGCTACGGCAGAAGGAACAGGCCATCCTCGAACTGAGGGTCGAACACGACCAGCTGGTTAACCAGGTCAACCAGGAGaag GAGCTGGTGGAGATCCTAAAGCGCCGCGTGCGCTCCATGGCGGAGGAGAGCTGTAAGGAGGCGGCCCTGCTGGGGCTGCAGCTGGAGCAGGTGGGCAGCgagctgcagctgctgctgggcTCTGAGGCGCGGCTGGAGGGCCTGGTGGAGACCCTCAGGGCCCAGGCCAAGCACAGAGAGGCCCAGGTCAAGGGGCTCAAGGCACAGCTGCACAG CAAGAACCGGGAGTTGGAGGACGTCCAGGGTGACTACTCTTCCCTTACTCAGGAGCTACAGGACATGCGCAGCGCCCACCACAGGACGGTGGAGGAACTGCAGCATGAAAACGAAGGAAGCCTGCAAAAGCTGCGTGAAACGGCTGAGCAGTTTGAGTGGCTATGTGAGCAACAGCGTATCTGGATGTGCGGCTTCAAAAG ATTCAAAGATAGTCTCTCCGAGGAGAAGGAATCCTTGATTCTTCAAGTAGACAGGTTGCAAAAGGAGGTCACTGAACTGAGGAAAAGCTCGCACTCATCAATCCAGGACCCAGAGGATGTGGACATTCCACTTTACAGCCG AGAGACCCCCTGGGACGTGGACGTGATGTCCGGCCTGCAGGCCGAGGTGGACAGGTGGAGGGGCATGTACGAGGAGCTCTTCAGCAAACTCACGCCAACCCAG GGGGAGGACGCTGTCAACGGATACCAGAAACCCCCGTGA